Sequence from the Leptospira johnsonii genome:
AACGGAGAACTTTCTACAAGGTTTTACCAACTTTCATAAGGAAGGTTATGCCCATAGTGTAGAGGTTTGGGACGAAAACGGACGGTTAGGCGGGGGAGCATACGGTGTGGCTATCGGTAAATTTTTTGCCGGAGAGTCCATGTTCTCCTTTTTACCTGACTTTGGGAAGATCGGGCTCTACTTTCTATTTGAAGCATTGAAGAAGGATGGCTTTACATTATTCGATACTCAGCAGATGAACCCGGTCACTTTGAATCTGGGAGCATATGAGATCCCGAAAGATAAATTTTTGGACCGTTTGTCACTTGCTGTAGCAATCCCGAACAAATGGGTCCCCCCTGTGGATGAAATCTGATTTTTATGTAAAATGGATTTGATTTGCCTCGCAGAATAATAAAATTACGACACAAACCAAAGTTTCTATAGGAAGATCCATAATGAACCTGTCCAAAAAAATTCTTGTTACCCTTCTTGTGTCTGCAATCGCACTTTTCGGTTTCACCGGAGTGAGCGCACAAGAGACTACTGGCGATGCTCCTGCAAAGACTGAAGACGCTGGTGCTTCTAAAGCTGAGAAAAAAGAAAAGAAAGCTAAGAAGAAAAAAGGTAAGAAAAAACACCACAAGAAGCATAAGAAAGATTCCAAAAAAGGAAAAGAAGAAGGAACTAAGTCTGATTCTACTCCTGCTCCTGCAGAAGAAGGCGCTGGCGAAGAGCAACAGTAATATTTTTTCCTTTCTCACTCCGTTCGAGGTCCTCTCGAGCGGAGTTTTCTCTTTTTACTCTTCTCCTCTTCGATTTTGCACTGCACCTACGCTTTGAGTTATTCTAAAATTTAGTTGACGGGTCGTCTTCTTACATTAACCTAAACGCGCTTTATGCCATAAGCGTAATATATCCCTTCTTCAAAAGGAATAACTCCAATGTACAAGAATTTAGCAGACATGTACCTCAAGGCTTCCGAGTCTTTTGGGGACAGACCGGCGTTTTGGTCGAAGGATGAAAATAAAGAATATCAATCGACTAGCTTTAAACAATTAGTAGATCTTGGTCTCTCTTTGTCCGAAGCGTTAATTGATCTAGGTGTGAAGGCCCGCGAGCATATCGGAGTGTTGGCGGATAACCGTTTGGAATGGATCATCGTGGATGCGGGAGTTCTACTCTCCGGTTGTGCAAACGTTCCTAGAGGAACTGATGTAACCGATTCCGAGATGGAATATATCTTAACTCACTCCGAAGCTTCCGTAGTATTCTTAGAGAATGATAAGATGTACGAGAAGTTCGTTAAGAACAAATCCAAATTGAAAGGCGTGGAAACCGTCATCATCATGGATAAGGATAGCAAAACGAAAGCGAAGGGAGTTTTGCATCTTTATGATCTGATTGAAACTGGAAAAGAACTAAGAGCGAAAGGCGGACACAAGACCGAAAAAAGGATCGAAGGTATTAAACCAGATGATCTATTCACTCTGATCTATACTTCCGGAACAACAGGAATGCCAAAAGGTGTGATGCTCATGCATTCTAACATGGTTCACCAGATGGAATATGTTGTTCCTTTGATCTTGAAAAAATCCCTGCTTCGAGACGACGACAGTATGTTGTCTATTCTACCTGTATGGCATATCTTCGAACGAGTGGTAGAATACTCAGCGATCTCTCTAGGAATTTCCACTTTCTATACTAAGGTTGCAGACCTAAGAAACGACCTGGCAAAAGCCAGACCTTCTTTCATGGCTTCCGCTCCAAGGGTTTGGGAAAGTATCTACACAGGGATCTACAACAAGATCAACGATCCTAAGCAGACTCCTCCGGTCCGTAAGTTTTTGTTCAACACCGCGTATCTGTTCTCTAAGAACTTTAACGCAGGGGTTCGTTTCTTAACTGGAAAAGAAGTGGATTACGAGAACCGTAATATCTTTAAATCTTTGGCTTTAGCGATCAAAGCGATTGCTCAGGTGATCGTGTTTGGACCATTCACAGTTTCTTTGATCAGTGCAGTGGGATATTCTTATATCAAGATGTACAAGCCTGAGTTGGCATTTTTAGCGCCAGTTCTACTTACTATCGCGATTTTGGGACTTATCTTTAACTTCAAGACCTTGGATACTATCGTTCTTTCCAAGATCCGCCAAGCAACAGGTGGACGTCTGAGAGGAACCTTATCCGGAGGTGGCGCGTTACAACGTCACGTGGATAATTTCTTCAACGATATCGGGCTTTTAGTATTAGAAGGTTACGGAATGACTGAAAGTGCGCCTGTGATCTCGGTGCGTCACTATGATCATCCGATCATCGGTTCCGTAGGATATATCGTTCCTAAAACTGAACTTCAATTGAGAGACGATCACGGAAACGTGCTAACTCATATCAATGACCAAAGACAAATTCTTGCAGGTAAGTTGGGAGTAAAAGGTATCGTTCATATCAAAGGGCCTCAAGTGATGAAAGGATATTACAAAAATCCTGAAACCACTAAGAAGACCATTGTGGACGGGTGGTTGAACACCGGAGATATCGGGTTCATCAACTTCAAACATACTCTAACCCTTACAGGAAGAGCGAAAGAAACCGTTGTATTGTTAGGTGGAGAAAACGTAGAGCCGGTTCCGATAGAAAACCGTATGGACGAATCTCCTTATATCAAACAATCCATGGTATTCGGTCAGGACCAAAAAGTTCTGGGAGCGATTATCGTTCCTGATCTAGAAGTTCTACAACCTTGGTTGGCTCAGAACGGTATCCAAGCTAAAGATATCAAGGATCTGATCGACAATTCTAAGGTTATCGATTTCTACAAAAAAGAAATCAGAGAATACAATAGCACTAAGCATGGATTCAAATCTTTCGAATTGATCCAACACGTAGTGATCGCTCAAAAACCTTTTGAGATAGGCGACGAATTGACTAACCTACTTAAAATGAAAAGACACGTTATCACTGAGAAATACCAAAAGAGAATCGATAAAGTTTATAAATAAGAACTTAGATTCTAATTGGTGCTGTGTAAAAATCCCTCGGGTTCAACTCCGGGGGATTTTTTTTAATATAACTTATAGATCCTCGGAAAAACTTCTTCTCCCAAAGATAGAACGGCTGGGTCATGCATGGTCAAAATTTTTGTCCCGCTCGAAGATAGAACGGACACATAATCTAAAAATTCTTTATTATTGAAAAGGGAGAAGGTCCCCTCCGAAGGAAGTCCCTGACCCTGCTTGCAAAATTCTACCCAATAACATTCGTCTCCTGTGATCAGGAAATTTTTTCCAGGAGAAACCAGCCATTCCACTGCAATTGAACCTTGGGTATGTCCTCTTGTTAATAAGATCCTGAAATTTTGAAAAACTTCTAAACTGGAATTTATAAATTGGATTTTTCCTGATCTCTCTTTGGCGACAAGTTTAGAGTTTACGGATCGATTCGTTTTCTTAAGGGAATCCCAGTCCTCTGGAGTAACATAAATTTTTGCATTTGGAAAAAGACCCATCCCTCCTGAATGATCCGAATGAAAATGTGTAAGAATGATCTCTCCGATCATTCCAGGTTTGATCCCTGCAGATCCTAAAATTTTTTCCGGAGAGATCCAATTATGGACAGTAATCTCCGGGATAGATCTGGAAGAAGTTCCGCTATCGATCAAAATATAACGTTTTTCTGATTTTATTAGATAGAATAAGAATGCGATCTCAGACTCGCCTTCTTGTTTGTCCGAATTTGTGAGTCGATTCGGGTAGAATGATTTTCCAAGCAGGATCGCATACAATCCGTTCTGCAATTCAGTAGGAGGCACAGAACCGGAAATTTCGGGAATTGGATTTTTGATTTTTGGAGAAGAAGAAGTTCCGCAATAGAATAATAAAGCCGAGACCAGTAGAACGAAAATTTTCAAAATAAGAGCACCGAGGAACCTAGTTTTTCTTGATTTCCTAACTAACTCAACGGATTTTTAGTCTAACCATTAAATCTACGGGGACGAATTAGGTTTCGACTGTTGTAGTTAAGGTGTGGTGGCATGTAGGGGTGAGGGACCTCTTAAAAACCTTCAAAACAATAAACGCTAACAACGAATTAGCACTAGCAGCTTAATCTCTGCTTCGGAAGGATAGCTTACTCTCCCGGTGGCTTTTCTTCTGTTTCAAACGGGGGACTTTTTAGATCGGTTTTCGATTCACGATTTAGAGAGTATTTGGATCGGATAGAAAGGACACGCCTGCTTATGGGCTAAGGCCTTTCGAGATTTAAAACATAAGACAAACATGTAGAGGCCCCATCAAGGCACAATAGGACCCGGGTTCGAACCCCGGCGTCTCCAAGGTTCGATGTTTAGAATGGTTGAGATGGCGCGAGATTTTCTAGCGCCAAACCTTCCTTCATTCTGCTTTAATTTTCAAATTACTTCAAACTATCCAAAAATCCAGCGACCCTTCTTTCATACTCGCTCGGATTTATATCTCGAGCAGAGCCATGTTCTCCTTTTTCCAGAAGCCAAACTTCTTTTGGACCCTTGTAAATATTCGCTAAGTCTTGGCTTTGTTGGAAAGGAACTACCTGATCTTCCTTACTATGAATGAATAAGATAGGTACAGACTTGGCATTTGTTAAAGAACTCGCAGGACTCGGAGTGGTTTCAAATTTTCCTCTGAGCGCTGTAAGTCGGATCAAAAGATAAGAAAACCAAGCCGGAATATCTTTTGGCGCAGCTGGAGATTCTAAGATCAATCTTTCAAAATTATACATTGGATTTTCCGCAATCACTGCGGAAAGTTTAGGCATCTCCGGCAAAGATATCAGAATCGAAGAAGCACCCACGGAACTTCCTAACGCGTAGATAGTATCGTATCTTTCTGAAAGATAATGATACATAGATCCCACATCCCTGGATTCTCTATAGCCGTAACTCAGTCCCGGGATTAAACATTCAGATTCTCCATGACAACCGAAATCAAAACTGAAAACATCCAATCCTCTTTTAAGGAAGAAGTGAATATGTTTTGTCATCTCCCTTCTATCACTTCCCCCTCCGTGCACTAAAAAGACCGCGCCTCTCGATTTACCTTTTCCATTTTCGAAAGTCCCGATTTTCCAAGTGGGAAGATCAAATCCATTAACGGAAGGTATCTTGAGTTCTTCGAATTGGAACTCATTGGACTTTCTCAAATTTCCGCAGGATCTTCCCCAATGTTTTTCGGTTTCAGGGTTGCATACGGAGAAGTTTTGGTTATCTCTCCAGACGGGAAATAATAACTGATTGCTTGCGGACCAAATCCCGAAGCTCATAAATATAGGGATCAATAGAAGAATGGCTGGGATGGACCATAATAAGATACGTTTCATAAAACCTCTTTTGCTATTTTTATATCAAACGAGGTCTTGGAAATTGGACAGCTTGGAGGAATTTTTACTTAGGAAAAACCTTCTTTCCAATCTCTATACCTAACCGAACGTTTTCGTTGAGTAGGTTTGCATTTGTGGTCATTCTTCCTGCAGGAAGGGTTTTTTCCGGAGCTATAATTTCAAAACGGATCCCTTTAGGCGGATCGTTCAGGATTTCCATGGCTCGGTTATAACGACGATATCTTTGTTCTATAAAAGCCTTTCCCATATCCGGAAATTTAGGAAATGCCAGACTTCCCAACAAAGGACTTGTAGGAGTTAATCTGAAATCCATAGGTTTTGTAAGAATGACCGTAATATCCTTATAACCAGCGGACAACACTGCCTCGACTGGGATCGGATCTAAAACTCCACCGTCTGTATATTTTGAATTTTCCAAAAGGCCATATCCTTTGGTTGCGATAGGTAAAGAAGTAGCAGCCCTTAAAAGTGGAAAAAGATTTTGGGAAGTCGCTCTTATATATTCGGGCTCTAAGGTCCTAAAATTACTGACTACGATATAAAAAGGCACCGTCTTTTTTTGTTTCAGAACTTCCGATTTGATCGGCACCTTCTCCTGGAAAATATGATCTATTAGATAATCTTGATCTAATATTCTTTTGCCTCGAAACAGATTCCAAAAAGAGATAAGATGATTTCCTGTTAATTCCTTTCTCCAAATGTCCAAAGCTCTTTCGATATCTTCCGAGGAAGGATTCGGTTCAGTAACATAATACGCGGAAGAACAAGAACCGGAAGAGACTGCAACGATTAGATCAAATTTACTCGGAGGATAATTCGGAGCCATGGATGAAAGTACTCCACCTGCAAAGGAACCTCTCATTCCCCCGCCCTCTATGATCAGAGCCTTGCCTTTTTTCTTTTTAGTAAATTTGGGAATGGATGTCATGAGTAGTAAACTATTTAGAATTATTAGGACGCTTTCTATACCAAAGCCAAACGATGACTACAAGACTGATAAATGCCCCTAAAAATTCTCTTCCGAGTTCTATATAAGGTTTTTCATCGGTCATCTTTGCGGTGATCAGATTTTCGTTCCCCGTTCTTAACCAATCAAAAAAACCATCAATCGTAGCTGCGATCTCAATTGCAGCCATACCGATAACCACATAAAGCAAAGGAAGTTTGTCCTTATCAAAGGCCGCAAGTATGCATGCTAATGAAGAAGTAAAATACAATAGCATCCAATGTAATGGATCAGGATCGTTATACTGAACTACACCTGCAAAAACGAAATAAGCAGCTAAAAGAAAAGAAACTATTTTGAAGATCATGTTTGCCCTATGATTCGGGTATTATCCGGTTTGTTTCCCGTTCTTGCAAATCGGTTTTTACTTGGTTTCTTCTGCAGAAGGTAAACCGTTAAATACCAATTTATAAGCCAGAGTTTCTTCATCGATCCAACTCTGGTGGAATTTCACTCTTTTTACTTTCCAGCCTTTTTCTGTCATCAACTGGCGGATTTGTTTGTCCCTGAATACCGTTTCAGAGAATACAATTTCTCCTCCGTCTGCGATTGCTTGTAACTTAGCTGCAAAGTTCACTGTGTTCCCGAAATAGTCTATATTGCTGTTCAGGTTCACTGCCAAACAAGGTCCTGTGTGTAAACTGATCCGTATCCGAATAGGAGTCTCAGTATTTTCGTCCGAGAAAAATTCTTGGAGTCTCACGGAAGCTTCCACTGCTGCACTAGGAGAAGGGAAGGCTGCCATGACTGCGTCTCCGATCGTTTTGACCACCGCGCCTTGGAATTCTCTAACTACTTTATAAACCTCTACGAAATGGTATCTAACCTCGGAGAATGCACCGGAGTCTCCTTTATTATAATAGAACTTTGTAGAGCCTACAATATCGGTGAATAAGATTGTCTGCATTCCGATATCTAATTGCAGGTCAGTGGAAAGCGCCTCTTGGGAGAATAGATCTCGAAAGTCCTGGAAATTGAATAAGTCTGTAGGTCTAAGACAATCCTGGTCTTCTTTTCTTTCTTCGATCACAAAACCTTTTCGGGAAGAAGAAAGGTTTTCCAAAACGAGCTTAGGATGATCTGCGATCTCTATCTGTTCCGGGATCTCATCCGTTTTCCAAACTAGAGTTTCATTTGGGACTTCTTCTTTTACCTCTAATAGAGAATAATTTTTTTCTCCGTTTACTCTGAGCCTATAAACTCCGG
This genomic interval carries:
- a CDS encoding patatin-like phospholipase family protein, which translates into the protein MTSIPKFTKKKKGKALIIEGGGMRGSFAGGVLSSMAPNYPPSKFDLIVAVSSGSCSSAYYVTEPNPSSEDIERALDIWRKELTGNHLISFWNLFRGKRILDQDYLIDHIFQEKVPIKSEVLKQKKTVPFYIVVSNFRTLEPEYIRATSQNLFPLLRAATSLPIATKGYGLLENSKYTDGGVLDPIPVEAVLSAGYKDITVILTKPMDFRLTPTSPLLGSLAFPKFPDMGKAFIEQRYRRYNRAMEILNDPPKGIRFEIIAPEKTLPAGRMTTNANLLNENVRLGIEIGKKVFPK
- a CDS encoding MBL fold metallo-hydrolase codes for the protein MKIFVLLVSALLFYCGTSSSPKIKNPIPEISGSVPPTELQNGLYAILLGKSFYPNRLTNSDKQEGESEIAFLFYLIKSEKRYILIDSGTSSRSIPEITVHNWISPEKILGSAGIKPGMIGEIILTHFHSDHSGGMGLFPNAKIYVTPEDWDSLKKTNRSVNSKLVAKERSGKIQFINSSLEVFQNFRILLTRGHTQGSIAVEWLVSPGKNFLITGDECYWVEFCKQGQGLPSEGTFSLFNNKEFLDYVSVLSSSGTKILTMHDPAVLSLGEEVFPRIYKLY
- a CDS encoding alpha/beta hydrolase, which gives rise to MKRILLWSIPAILLLIPIFMSFGIWSASNQLLFPVWRDNQNFSVCNPETEKHWGRSCGNLRKSNEFQFEELKIPSVNGFDLPTWKIGTFENGKGKSRGAVFLVHGGGSDRREMTKHIHFFLKRGLDVFSFDFGCHGESECLIPGLSYGYRESRDVGSMYHYLSERYDTIYALGSSVGASSILISLPEMPKLSAVIAENPMYNFERLILESPAAPKDIPAWFSYLLIRLTALRGKFETTPSPASSLTNAKSVPILFIHSKEDQVVPFQQSQDLANIYKGPKEVWLLEKGEHGSARDINPSEYERRVAGFLDSLK
- a CDS encoding AMP-dependent synthetase/ligase, with amino-acid sequence MYKNLADMYLKASESFGDRPAFWSKDENKEYQSTSFKQLVDLGLSLSEALIDLGVKAREHIGVLADNRLEWIIVDAGVLLSGCANVPRGTDVTDSEMEYILTHSEASVVFLENDKMYEKFVKNKSKLKGVETVIIMDKDSKTKAKGVLHLYDLIETGKELRAKGGHKTEKRIEGIKPDDLFTLIYTSGTTGMPKGVMLMHSNMVHQMEYVVPLILKKSLLRDDDSMLSILPVWHIFERVVEYSAISLGISTFYTKVADLRNDLAKARPSFMASAPRVWESIYTGIYNKINDPKQTPPVRKFLFNTAYLFSKNFNAGVRFLTGKEVDYENRNIFKSLALAIKAIAQVIVFGPFTVSLISAVGYSYIKMYKPELAFLAPVLLTIAILGLIFNFKTLDTIVLSKIRQATGGRLRGTLSGGGALQRHVDNFFNDIGLLVLEGYGMTESAPVISVRHYDHPIIGSVGYIVPKTELQLRDDHGNVLTHINDQRQILAGKLGVKGIVHIKGPQVMKGYYKNPETTKKTIVDGWLNTGDIGFINFKHTLTLTGRAKETVVLLGGENVEPVPIENRMDESPYIKQSMVFGQDQKVLGAIIVPDLEVLQPWLAQNGIQAKDIKDLIDNSKVIDFYKKEIREYNSTKHGFKSFELIQHVVIAQKPFEIGDELTNLLKMKRHVITEKYQKRIDKVYK
- the aat gene encoding leucyl/phenylalanyl-tRNA--protein transferase, giving the protein MRDFSDFFADPRHSVEEVVGIGGDLKPDRLLYAYTRGIFPWADKPLLWFSLDPRAIFDLNVLHISSRVHRRIRQKKFTVTFNRAFEQVMRCCAFRTEEQTWITENFLQGFTNFHKEGYAHSVEVWDENGRLGGGAYGVAIGKFFAGESMFSFLPDFGKIGLYFLFEALKKDGFTLFDTQQMNPVTLNLGAYEIPKDKFLDRLSLAVAIPNKWVPPVDEI
- a CDS encoding transmembrane 220 family protein, translated to MIFKIVSFLLAAYFVFAGVVQYNDPDPLHWMLLYFTSSLACILAAFDKDKLPLLYVVIGMAAIEIAATIDGFFDWLRTGNENLITAKMTDEKPYIELGREFLGAFISLVVIVWLWYRKRPNNSK